In one Paraburkholderia azotifigens genomic region, the following are encoded:
- the betC gene encoding choline-sulfatase encodes MSLNTKQNILILMADQMTPFALRAYGNQVSLTPRIDALAKEGVVFDSAYCASPLCAPARFSMMAGKLPAAIGAYDNAAELPAQTLTFAHYLRAAGYRTVLSGKMHFCGPDQLHGFEERLTTDIYPADFGWVPDWERPDVRPSWYHNMSSVLEAGPCVRTNQLDFDDEVTYTTRQKLYDIVRERASGGDVRPFCMVASLTHPHDPYAIPQQYWDLYRDEEIDMPRVALTREQSDPHSKRLRDVYEADLTPPTEQQIRDARHAYYGALSYVDAQFGAILDTLKATGLADDTIVIVTSDHGEMLGERGLWYKMTCFEGGVRVPLIVHAPKRFNARRVAASVSHVDLLPTLVEMATGARRTEWPDTVDGRSLVPHLHNDGGHDEAIVEYFAEGAIAPMIMIRRGKYKFIHTPVDPDQLYDLAEDPQERVNLAQEPSAAAPVEAFRKEIAQRWDIPALHQAVLASQRRRRFHFEATTQGAIRSWDWQPFTDASQRYMRNHIELDTLEAMARYPRVVAR; translated from the coding sequence ATGAGCCTTAATACAAAGCAGAATATCCTTATCCTGATGGCCGATCAGATGACGCCGTTCGCGTTGCGTGCATATGGCAATCAGGTCTCGCTGACGCCGCGCATCGATGCGCTCGCGAAAGAAGGCGTCGTATTCGATTCCGCGTACTGTGCGAGCCCGCTATGCGCGCCGGCCCGCTTTTCGATGATGGCGGGCAAACTGCCCGCTGCAATCGGTGCTTACGATAACGCCGCCGAATTGCCCGCGCAAACGCTGACCTTCGCGCACTATCTGCGCGCGGCGGGTTATCGGACGGTCCTTTCCGGCAAGATGCATTTCTGCGGCCCGGATCAGTTGCACGGATTCGAGGAACGTTTGACAACCGATATCTATCCCGCCGATTTCGGCTGGGTGCCGGACTGGGAGCGCCCCGACGTGCGGCCCAGCTGGTACCACAACATGAGCTCGGTGCTCGAAGCGGGACCGTGCGTGCGTACGAACCAGCTCGATTTCGACGACGAAGTCACGTACACGACGCGCCAGAAGCTCTACGACATCGTGCGCGAACGCGCGTCGGGCGGCGACGTGCGGCCGTTTTGCATGGTCGCGTCGCTGACGCATCCGCACGATCCTTACGCGATACCGCAGCAGTACTGGGATCTGTATCGCGATGAAGAGATCGACATGCCGCGCGTCGCGCTCACGCGCGAGCAAAGCGATCCGCATTCGAAGCGTTTGCGCGATGTCTACGAAGCGGATCTCACGCCGCCAACGGAACAGCAGATCCGCGATGCGCGGCACGCTTACTACGGCGCGCTTTCCTACGTGGATGCGCAATTCGGCGCGATTCTCGACACGCTCAAGGCAACGGGGCTCGCCGACGATACGATCGTCATCGTCACGTCGGACCACGGCGAAATGCTCGGCGAACGCGGGCTCTGGTACAAGATGACGTGCTTCGAAGGCGGCGTGCGCGTGCCGCTGATCGTGCACGCGCCGAAGCGATTCAATGCGCGCCGGGTGGCGGCGTCGGTATCGCATGTCGATCTGCTGCCGACCCTCGTCGAAATGGCAACGGGCGCGCGCCGTACGGAATGGCCCGATACCGTCGATGGACGCAGCCTCGTTCCGCATCTGCACAACGACGGCGGCCACGACGAAGCGATCGTCGAATACTTCGCCGAAGGCGCGATTGCACCGATGATCATGATCCGCCGCGGCAAGTACAAGTTCATTCATACGCCCGTCGATCCCGATCAGCTTTACGATCTCGCGGAGGATCCGCAGGAGCGCGTCAATCTTGCGCAGGAGCCGTCGGCCGCCGCGCCGGTCGAAGCGTTTCGCAAGGAAATCGCGCAGCGCTGGGATATTCCCGCACTGCATCAAGCAGTGCTCGCGAGTCAGCGCCGCCGCCGCTTTCACTTCGAAGCGACGACGCAAGGCGCGATCCGCTCATGGGACTGGCAGCCATTCACCGATGCGAGCCAGCGCTATATGCGTAATCACATCGAACTCGACACGCTCGAAGCGATGGCGCGTTATCCGCGCGTCGTCGCTCGCTGA
- a CDS encoding electron transfer flavoprotein subunit beta/FixA family protein has product MNGKLEKIAVLVSVGKHPVSGVARYSRNDAAALEIGRQLSSQHAARLDVLHAGDPGNPALEEYLALGAERVDVLACGADGDAVSLLAARLKGYDLVLTGTCAEGAFDSGMLPYRLADALAVPLAGTAVDVTVAGGRATVRQFLPKGVRRRVEVALPAVVAVHPLASVTPRYAYARLRAGSIQPQRAEAVADPEAAQWQLAPVTRKPVRLAAAEKRSGHARMLSATTTESRGGSVVIEGTSVEKAQVILDYLREHQLIDY; this is encoded by the coding sequence ATGAACGGCAAGCTTGAAAAAATCGCAGTGCTCGTGTCGGTCGGCAAGCATCCTGTCAGCGGCGTCGCGCGCTATAGCCGCAACGATGCCGCCGCGCTCGAAATCGGCCGCCAGCTGTCGAGTCAGCACGCGGCGCGTCTCGACGTGCTGCATGCCGGCGATCCGGGTAATCCCGCACTCGAAGAGTACCTGGCGCTCGGCGCGGAGCGCGTCGACGTGCTGGCCTGCGGCGCCGATGGCGATGCCGTGAGCCTGCTCGCGGCGCGGCTGAAAGGCTACGACCTCGTGCTGACGGGCACCTGCGCGGAAGGCGCGTTCGACAGCGGCATGCTGCCTTACCGTCTGGCCGATGCGCTGGCCGTCCCGCTCGCCGGCACGGCCGTCGACGTGACGGTGGCGGGCGGCCGCGCGACGGTGCGGCAATTCTTGCCGAAAGGCGTGCGCCGCCGCGTCGAGGTGGCGCTGCCGGCTGTCGTTGCCGTGCATCCGCTCGCCAGCGTGACGCCGCGCTATGCCTACGCACGCCTGCGCGCCGGTTCGATCCAGCCGCAACGCGCGGAGGCAGTCGCCGACCCCGAAGCCGCGCAATGGCAGCTTGCGCCCGTCACGCGTAAACCGGTCCGGCTCGCGGCGGCGGAAAAGCGTTCGGGCCATGCCCGCATGCTGTCCGCGACGACGACGGAAAGCCGTGGCGGAAGCGTCGTAATTGAAGGGACTTCGGTCGAAAAAGCACAAGTGATACTCGACTATTTGCGCGAGCATCAACTCATCGATTACTGA
- a CDS encoding aromatic ring-hydroxylating oxygenase subunit alpha, which yields MKVSADIQALVDRRKNGYSLEAPFYLSDEIFKLDMDAIFRHHWIQVAVEPDVPEPGDYVTVELGNDSILIVRDDDMQVRAFHNVCRHRGARLCNEDKGTVGNIVCPYHSWTYNLSGDLMFAEHMGEQFDRCKHSLKSVHVENLAGLIFVCLAETPPVDFAVMRAAMEPYLLPHDLPNCKIAAQIDIIEKGNWKLTMENNRECYHCVANHPELTISLYEYGFGYQRSPANAEGMDAFERTCIERAKQWEEMNLPSVEIDRLSDVTGFRTQRLPLDRSGESQTLDAKVASKKLLGEFGQADLGGLSFWTQPNSWHHFMSDHIVTFSVIPLSAGETLVRTKWLVHKDAQEGVDYDVANLTAVWNATNDQDRALVEFSQRGASSSAYEPGPYSPFTEGLVEKFSDWYVRRLAAHIDSSASEPRTFNIKAV from the coding sequence ATGAAAGTATCGGCAGACATTCAGGCGCTCGTTGATCGGCGCAAGAACGGTTACAGCCTCGAAGCGCCGTTCTATCTCAGCGATGAAATCTTCAAGCTCGATATGGATGCGATTTTCCGTCACCACTGGATTCAGGTCGCCGTCGAACCCGACGTTCCCGAGCCCGGCGATTACGTGACCGTCGAGCTGGGCAACGACTCGATCCTGATCGTGCGCGACGACGACATGCAGGTGCGCGCATTTCACAACGTGTGCCGCCATCGCGGCGCGCGGCTGTGCAACGAGGACAAGGGCACCGTCGGCAATATCGTGTGCCCTTATCACAGCTGGACGTACAACCTGTCGGGCGACCTGATGTTCGCCGAGCACATGGGCGAGCAGTTCGACCGCTGCAAGCACAGCCTGAAGAGCGTGCACGTCGAGAATCTCGCGGGCCTGATCTTCGTGTGCCTCGCCGAAACGCCGCCCGTCGATTTCGCCGTGATGCGCGCCGCGATGGAGCCGTATCTGCTGCCGCACGATCTGCCCAACTGCAAGATCGCCGCGCAGATCGACATCATCGAAAAGGGCAACTGGAAGCTCACGATGGAGAACAACCGCGAGTGCTACCACTGCGTCGCGAACCATCCCGAGCTGACCATTTCTCTCTACGAATACGGCTTCGGCTATCAGCGCTCGCCTGCCAACGCCGAAGGCATGGATGCGTTCGAGCGCACCTGCATCGAACGCGCGAAGCAGTGGGAAGAGATGAATCTGCCGTCCGTCGAGATCGATCGGCTGTCGGACGTGACGGGTTTCCGCACGCAGCGTCTGCCGCTCGATCGCAGCGGCGAATCGCAGACGCTCGACGCGAAGGTCGCGTCGAAGAAGCTGCTTGGCGAATTCGGGCAGGCGGACCTGGGCGGCTTGTCGTTCTGGACGCAGCCCAATTCGTGGCATCACTTCATGAGCGATCACATCGTGACGTTCTCGGTGATTCCGCTGTCGGCGGGCGAAACGCTGGTGCGCACGAAGTGGCTCGTGCACAAGGATGCGCAAGAGGGCGTCGATTACGACGTGGCCAATCTGACGGCCGTGTGGAATGCGACCAACGACCAGGACCGCGCGCTCGTCGAGTTCTCGCAGCGCGGTGCAAGCAGCAGCGCTTACGAGCCGGGTCCGTATTCGCCGTTCACGGAAGGGCTCGTCGAGAAGTTCAGCGACTGGTACGTGCGGCGTCTCGCTGCGCATATCGACAGCTCGGCTTCGGAGCCGCGCACGTTCAACATCAAGGCCGTTTGA
- the purU gene encoding formyltetrahydrofolate deformylase — protein sequence MSATDRSQQFALTLSCPSAAGQVAAVVGFLDRHHCYIDELTVFDDDISERFFVRCVFHGVANAPEAALHIDTLRHEFRPIAADFDMMWAMHDLNTRPKVLIMVSKLEHCLADLLFRWRMGELKMDIVGIASNHSDFEPLAAQHGLPFHHFPLTPETKAQQEAQILDLFETSGAELMILARYMQILSDETSRKLAGRAINIHHSFLPGFKGARPYHQAHARGVKLIGATAHFVTDDLDEGPIIEQEVQRVDHSYGPERMLAVGRDVECITLARAVKAFVERRVFINGDRTVLL from the coding sequence ATGTCCGCCACCGATCGCTCCCAGCAGTTCGCGCTGACCCTTTCCTGCCCGAGCGCCGCCGGCCAGGTCGCCGCCGTCGTCGGCTTTCTCGATCGGCACCACTGCTATATCGACGAACTGACCGTGTTCGACGACGACATCAGCGAGCGCTTTTTCGTGCGCTGCGTATTTCACGGCGTGGCGAACGCGCCCGAAGCGGCGCTGCATATCGACACGCTGCGTCACGAATTTCGCCCCATTGCCGCCGACTTCGACATGATGTGGGCGATGCACGATCTCAACACGCGGCCGAAAGTGCTGATCATGGTGTCGAAGCTCGAGCACTGCCTGGCGGACTTGCTGTTCCGCTGGCGCATGGGCGAGCTGAAGATGGACATCGTCGGCATTGCATCGAATCACTCCGACTTCGAGCCGCTTGCCGCACAGCATGGTCTGCCGTTCCACCACTTTCCGTTGACGCCCGAGACGAAGGCGCAACAGGAAGCGCAAATTCTCGATCTGTTCGAGACGAGCGGCGCGGAACTGATGATCCTCGCGCGCTACATGCAGATTTTGTCCGACGAAACGAGCCGCAAACTGGCGGGCCGCGCGATCAACATCCATCATTCGTTCCTGCCCGGCTTCAAGGGCGCGCGGCCTTATCACCAGGCCCATGCGCGCGGCGTCAAGCTGATCGGCGCAACGGCGCACTTCGTCACCGACGATCTCGACGAAGGCCCGATCATCGAACAGGAAGTGCAACGCGTCGATCATTCGTATGGTCCGGAGCGCATGCTCGCCGTGGGCCGCGACGTCGAATGCATCACGTTGGCGCGTGCGGTGAAGGCATTCGTCGAGCGCCGCGTGTTCATCAATGGCGATCGAACGGTCTTGCTCTAA
- a CDS encoding choline ABC transporter substrate-binding protein, which yields MLSAFGTAFMGSAHAAEPQSCTQVRMADPGWTDIDATNAVTGVLLKALGYQQNVSNLSVPITYQGLKKGQIDVFLGNWMPAQGPLVKPFVDEHSIDVLHANLTNAKFTLAVPDYVAAAGVHSFADLVKHADQFNGKIYGIEPGAPANQNIKKMIADKAFGLGDWKVVESSETGMLTQVERAVRDKQWIVFLAWEPHLMNTKFHLTYLSGGDAYFGPNYGGATVNTVTRPGFAGQCTNLAKLFQQITFNVDMENQIIANVLQNKVDINTAALNALKGNPALLNTWLKGVTTTSGADGLQAVQAQLGIH from the coding sequence ATGCTTTCTGCATTCGGCACGGCCTTCATGGGATCGGCACATGCCGCCGAGCCGCAAAGCTGCACGCAGGTGCGCATGGCCGACCCGGGCTGGACCGACATCGACGCGACGAATGCGGTGACGGGCGTTCTGCTGAAAGCGCTCGGCTATCAGCAGAACGTGTCGAACCTGTCGGTGCCGATCACGTATCAGGGCCTGAAAAAAGGGCAAATCGACGTGTTTCTCGGCAACTGGATGCCCGCGCAAGGCCCGCTCGTCAAGCCGTTCGTCGACGAGCACTCGATCGACGTGCTGCACGCGAATCTGACCAATGCGAAATTCACGCTTGCCGTACCCGACTACGTGGCGGCGGCCGGCGTGCATTCGTTTGCCGATCTCGTCAAACATGCGGATCAGTTCAACGGCAAGATCTATGGTATCGAGCCGGGCGCACCCGCCAATCAGAACATCAAGAAGATGATTGCCGACAAGGCATTCGGGCTCGGCGACTGGAAAGTGGTTGAGTCGAGCGAAACGGGCATGCTGACACAAGTGGAACGGGCCGTGCGGGACAAGCAATGGATCGTGTTCCTCGCGTGGGAGCCGCATTTGATGAATACGAAATTCCACTTGACCTATCTGTCGGGCGGCGACGCGTATTTCGGCCCGAACTACGGCGGCGCAACAGTGAATACGGTCACACGTCCGGGCTTTGCCGGACAGTGCACGAATCTCGCGAAGCTGTTCCAGCAGATCACGTTCAATGTCGACATGGAAAACCAGATCATTGCCAACGTGCTGCAGAACAAGGTCGATATCAATACGGCGGCGCTGAATGCGCTAAAGGGCAATCCCGCATTGTTAAATACCTGGCTCAAGGGCGTGACGACGACGAGCGGGGCGGATGGATTGCAGGCTGTTCAGGCGCAACTCGGTATTCATTAA
- a CDS encoding hybrid-cluster NAD(P)-dependent oxidoreductase, giving the protein MMRDGATFEPVESRVTKPEFWSALPARWTSDVEETLVCCQVRQETHDVKSFFFRSPEGRAFVFEPGQFITLELEIEGETINRCYTISSSPTRPHTISITVKRVPGGKVSNWLHDNLQAGARIRVLGPAGEFTCARHPARKYLFLSAGSGITPLMSMSRAHHELSEDRDIMFVHSARTPDDIIFSRELDLIASNQANFRTSFVCERVGSRTSWPGITGFLTLPLLKLIAPDFMEREIFTCGPAPYMKAVRDLLDEAGFDRKQYHEESFSFETLIEAEPLVAEQVLEAEHRGDSADGVNGTQTFAVSFTRSNRSIECGSTQHVLDAARQAGVRLPASCTQGMCGTCKVKLVSGQVDMKHNGGIRQREIDQGMVLLCCSKPLSDLVVDK; this is encoded by the coding sequence ATGATGCGCGATGGAGCAACCTTCGAACCTGTCGAAAGCCGCGTGACGAAGCCCGAATTCTGGAGCGCGTTGCCGGCGCGCTGGACGAGCGATGTGGAGGAAACGCTCGTCTGCTGCCAGGTTCGTCAGGAAACGCACGACGTGAAGAGCTTTTTCTTCCGCTCGCCGGAGGGCCGTGCGTTCGTGTTCGAGCCGGGCCAGTTCATTACGCTCGAACTCGAAATCGAGGGCGAGACGATCAATCGCTGTTACACGATTTCGTCGTCGCCGACGCGCCCGCACACCATTTCGATCACGGTGAAGCGTGTGCCGGGCGGCAAGGTGTCGAACTGGCTGCACGATAACCTGCAGGCGGGCGCGCGCATACGCGTGCTGGGCCCGGCGGGCGAATTCACCTGCGCACGGCATCCGGCGCGCAAGTATCTGTTTTTGTCGGCGGGTTCGGGCATCACGCCGCTGATGTCGATGAGCCGTGCACATCATGAATTGAGCGAAGACCGCGACATCATGTTCGTGCATAGCGCGCGTACGCCGGACGACATCATCTTTTCTCGGGAACTCGATCTGATCGCTTCGAATCAGGCGAATTTCAGAACTTCTTTCGTTTGCGAACGGGTGGGTTCCCGGACTAGCTGGCCGGGGATTACCGGGTTCTTGACGCTGCCTCTGCTCAAGCTGATTGCGCCTGATTTCATGGAGCGGGAGATCTTTACGTGTGGTCCCGCACCGTACATGAAAGCCGTGCGTGATCTGCTCGATGAAGCGGGCTTCGATCGCAAGCAGTATCACGAGGAGAGTTTCTCGTTTGAGACTTTGATTGAGGCCGAACCGCTGGTCGCGGAACAGGTGCTCGAAGCCGAGCATCGCGGTGATTCTGCCGACGGCGTGAATGGTACGCAGACTTTTGCGGTCAGCTTTACGCGGAGTAACCGGTCGATTGAATGTGGCTCTACGCAGCATGTGCTCGATGCGGCCCGTCAGGCCGGGGTTCGGTTGCCTGCTTCGTGTACTCAGGGCATGTGTGGCACATGTAAGGTCAAGCTTGTGTCCGGGCAAGTGGATATGAAGCATAACGGCGGGATCAGGCAGCGTGAGATCGATCAGGGGATGGTGTTGTTGTGTTGCAGCAAGCCGTTGAGCGATCTTGTAGTGGATAAGTGA
- a CDS encoding choline sulfate utilization transcriptional regulator: MPGPDRLPPMQALSAFESAARLASFTAAARELGSTQPAVSQRIVQLEEDLGAPLFERGHRGVTLTPEGVLLYEAVRSGLDTIREATSDIRARRATGALTILTDAGFATYWLMPRLARLKASMPGVNVKIITSQLGYDPHRDHADIAIAFGDGHWPPCTSTRLFAEAVTPVCSPAFQRLHPPVHAAADLAALPLLHVQPTQPERWLAWNSWFSAYGLAAPEESQGMMFNSYSLVVQAALMGQGVALGWTPLTDELVASGQLVRLLDTPVTTERGYYLVCPPARPAPAAVPLFRRWLFNELVDAGEHAHA; this comes from the coding sequence ATGCCGGGACCAGACCGTCTTCCGCCGATGCAGGCTTTATCGGCCTTCGAATCGGCCGCGCGCCTCGCGAGCTTCACGGCCGCCGCGCGCGAACTCGGCTCGACGCAGCCCGCCGTGAGCCAGCGCATCGTGCAGCTGGAAGAGGATCTCGGTGCGCCCCTGTTCGAGCGCGGCCATCGCGGCGTGACGCTCACGCCCGAAGGCGTGCTGCTGTATGAAGCCGTGCGCAGCGGCCTCGATACGATTCGCGAGGCCACTTCCGACATCCGCGCGCGACGCGCCACGGGCGCCTTGACGATCCTCACCGACGCCGGTTTCGCCACGTACTGGCTGATGCCGCGTCTCGCGCGGCTCAAGGCATCGATGCCCGGCGTCAACGTGAAGATCATCACGTCGCAACTCGGCTACGATCCGCACCGCGATCATGCCGACATCGCGATCGCCTTCGGCGATGGCCACTGGCCGCCTTGCACGTCCACGCGTCTGTTCGCCGAAGCCGTCACGCCCGTCTGTTCGCCCGCCTTCCAGAGGCTGCACCCGCCCGTGCATGCAGCCGCCGATCTCGCCGCGCTGCCGCTGCTGCACGTTCAACCTACCCAGCCCGAACGCTGGCTCGCGTGGAATAGCTGGTTCTCCGCCTACGGTCTCGCCGCGCCCGAAGAAAGCCAGGGCATGATGTTCAACAGCTATTCGCTCGTCGTACAGGCCGCGCTGATGGGCCAGGGCGTCGCGCTCGGCTGGACGCCGCTGACTGACGAGCTCGTCGCCTCGGGCCAGCTGGTGCGCCTGCTCGACACGCCCGTGACGACCGAGCGCGGCTATTACCTCGTCTGCCCGCCCGCGCGCCCCGCGCCCGCCGCGGTGCCGCTGTTCCGGCGCTGGCTTTTCAACGAACTCGTGGACGCGGGCGAGCACGCGCACGCCTGA
- a CDS encoding APC family permease: MDQARLRSRSIEGSSTGAGESPAHEGHSLQRGLTWKDAFWVTSGVPGGVLFTIGGVSATIGQPAWAIWVAAILMGLIQSATYAEISGLFPHKSGGASVYGAMAWVRYSKTIAPVSVWCNWLAWSPMLALGTGLAANYALSSLYAPDAAINTWRLTLLDLGFIKQGLSLRVNATFVIAAIFLLITFKLQHSGASKAAKTQRILGIASLAPLLIVGIVPFVTGDVPAAHLWPLLPLGHDAQGNVTASAFGSWNGASITMAFGAMFMAGWAAYGFETAVCYTREFRNPRSDTVKAIFWSGMACLLVMTLVPLAFQGVLGTKGMLDPKIADGTGVAAAMAHMVGGGAIVFDVVVVMLMLTILLIVMTSMMGSSRTLYQASVDGWLPKYLSHVNEHGSPTRAMWTDLGFNLILLLMSDYMTVLSISNVCYMIFVFLNLQSGWIHRLDRADADRPFRCPAWLLAAGALCGYLDLAFIGAGADMQGMGTMRNGLIAMLLIVPVFMFRHYVQDRGRFPARMQQDMEWKGGARPAGLRGWLPYGALLLAVFVVWFSHHLAKPFL, from the coding sequence ATGGATCAGGCAAGACTGCGCTCGCGCAGTATCGAAGGATCGAGCACGGGTGCAGGCGAAAGCCCCGCGCACGAAGGCCACTCGCTGCAACGCGGCCTCACGTGGAAAGATGCATTCTGGGTGACGAGCGGCGTGCCTGGGGGTGTGCTGTTTACGATCGGCGGCGTATCGGCGACGATCGGTCAACCCGCATGGGCCATCTGGGTCGCCGCGATCCTGATGGGCCTCATTCAAAGCGCAACCTACGCTGAAATTTCAGGGCTTTTCCCGCACAAGTCGGGCGGCGCTTCCGTTTATGGCGCGATGGCCTGGGTCCGCTACAGCAAGACAATCGCACCCGTCTCCGTGTGGTGCAACTGGCTTGCATGGTCACCCATGCTCGCGTTGGGCACGGGCCTCGCCGCCAATTACGCGCTCTCCAGTCTGTACGCGCCCGATGCCGCCATCAACACATGGCGCCTGACGCTGCTCGACCTCGGCTTCATCAAGCAGGGGCTGTCGCTGCGCGTCAACGCGACGTTCGTCATCGCGGCGATCTTTCTGCTGATCACGTTCAAGCTTCAGCATAGCGGTGCATCGAAAGCCGCTAAAACGCAGCGCATTCTGGGCATTGCATCGCTTGCGCCGCTGCTGATCGTCGGCATCGTGCCGTTTGTGACGGGCGATGTACCCGCTGCGCATCTGTGGCCGCTGCTGCCGCTCGGACACGACGCGCAAGGCAACGTGACGGCATCGGCGTTCGGCTCATGGAACGGCGCAAGCATCACCATGGCGTTCGGCGCGATGTTCATGGCCGGCTGGGCCGCCTATGGCTTCGAGACGGCCGTCTGCTACACGCGCGAATTCCGCAACCCGCGCAGCGACACAGTCAAGGCGATCTTCTGGTCGGGCATGGCATGTCTGCTCGTGATGACGCTCGTTCCGCTCGCGTTCCAGGGGGTACTGGGGACGAAGGGCATGCTCGATCCGAAAATCGCCGACGGCACGGGCGTAGCGGCCGCGATGGCGCACATGGTGGGCGGCGGAGCGATTGTGTTCGACGTGGTGGTCGTGATGCTGATGCTCACCATCCTGCTGATCGTGATGACGTCGATGATGGGCTCGTCGCGCACGCTGTACCAGGCATCCGTGGACGGCTGGCTGCCGAAGTACCTGTCGCACGTCAACGAACATGGTTCGCCGACGCGCGCGATGTGGACCGATCTCGGCTTCAACCTGATCCTGCTGCTGATGTCGGACTACATGACGGTGCTGTCGATCTCGAACGTCTGCTACATGATCTTCGTGTTCCTGAATCTGCAATCGGGCTGGATTCATCGGCTGGATCGCGCGGATGCCGACCGTCCGTTCCGTTGTCCCGCGTGGCTGCTCGCGGCGGGGGCGCTGTGCGGCTATCTGGATCTCGCGTTCATCGGCGCGGGCGCGGACATGCAAGGCATGGGGACCATGCGCAACGGTCTGATTGCGATGCTGCTGATCGTGCCTGTGTTCATGTTCCGCCATTACGTGCAGGATCGCGGGCGCTTTCCGGCGCGCATGCAGCAGGACATGGAATGGAAGGGCGGCGCGCGGCCCGCTGGCTTGCGTGGCTGGCTGCCGTACGGCGCGTTGCTGCTAGCCGTTTTCGTGGTGTGGTTCTCGCATCATCTGGCGAAGCCCTTTCTTTGA
- a CDS encoding glycine betaine ABC transporter substrate-binding protein, whose amino-acid sequence MKHLKKLMLCGALIATMTAIGTAAADTKPTIKIGYVEGWDDSVATSNVAAQIIEKRLGYPVQLVPVAAGIMWQGVARGDLDATLSAWLPVTHGAYWDQFKGKVQDLGANYTDAKIGLIVPADVPEKSISDLQAHKADFAGRIVGIDAGAGVMKKTSEAIKAYNLDYQLMPSSGSAMTAELARSMNANKPVIVTGWVPHWMFAKWKLKFLEDPKKVFGESEHVDSVVNPGLDTKAPQVVAFLKKFQWKPGEIDSVMLATENGAKPADAAGSWIAAHGDRVNSWVGGAQ is encoded by the coding sequence ATGAAGCACCTGAAAAAGCTGATGTTATGCGGCGCACTGATCGCAACCATGACGGCGATCGGAACGGCAGCCGCTGACACCAAACCCACCATCAAGATCGGTTACGTCGAAGGTTGGGACGACAGCGTCGCCACCTCCAACGTCGCCGCTCAGATCATCGAGAAACGTCTCGGCTATCCGGTGCAACTCGTGCCCGTCGCGGCAGGCATCATGTGGCAGGGCGTCGCGCGCGGCGATCTCGATGCAACGCTGTCGGCGTGGCTCCCCGTCACGCACGGCGCGTACTGGGATCAGTTCAAGGGCAAGGTGCAAGACCTGGGCGCCAACTACACGGATGCCAAGATCGGCCTGATCGTCCCCGCTGACGTGCCGGAGAAAAGCATCAGCGATCTGCAGGCACACAAAGCCGACTTCGCGGGCCGTATCGTCGGTATCGACGCCGGCGCAGGCGTCATGAAGAAAACGAGCGAAGCCATCAAGGCCTATAACCTCGACTATCAACTGATGCCGAGTTCGGGCAGTGCAATGACCGCGGAACTTGCACGCTCGATGAATGCCAATAAACCTGTGATCGTCACGGGATGGGTGCCGCACTGGATGTTTGCGAAGTGGAAGCTGAAGTTCCTCGAAGACCCGAAGAAGGTGTTCGGCGAATCCGAGCACGTGGATAGCGTCGTCAATCCGGGCCTCGATACGAAGGCTCCGCAAGTGGTCGCGTTTCTGAAGAAATTTCAATGGAAGCCGGGCGAAATCGACAGCGTGATGCTGGCGACGGAGAACGGCGCCAAGCCTGCCGACGCAGCCGGATCGTGGATCGCCGCACACGGCGACCGCGTGAACAGCTGGGTAGGCGGAGCACAATGA